From the genome of Hyperolius riggenbachi isolate aHypRig1 chromosome 9, aHypRig1.pri, whole genome shotgun sequence, one region includes:
- the LOC137533491 gene encoding olfactory receptor 5AR1-like has translation MGCLNHTSADRFILLGLSDVPYFQIICFFLFLVMYIFTLLGNLILILVVRITPCLQTPMYFFLSNLSVIDLGFSSTVIPNLLVNALSKDKSISLFGCAVQMFFYLALGATECILLAVMAYDRFAAICRPLHYHTIMNRKLCLCLAAGSWSFSCSNSIIHVILTFYMPYFQSNYINHFFCEIPLFLQISCRDTRHHVVLVYVSTIIIVLCSFLLTAMSYFYIVSAVLKIHSSPGRWKGFSTCGSHLTVVTLYYGTIMFMYMRPPSAHSPETDKTVAILYTAVSPMLNPFIYSIRNKDVKGTVKNNCRFH, from the coding sequence ATGGGCTGCTTGAACCACACATCAGCAGACAGGTTCATCCTTCTAGGTCTGTCAGATGTTCCATATTTCCAAATCATCTGTTTCTTCCTTTTCTTGGTAATGTACATATTTACGTTGTTgggaaatctgattctgattctggtagTGAGGATCACTCCATGCCTGCAGACCCCTATGTACTTTTTCCTGAGTAACCTCTCTGTTATTGATCTTGGCTTTTCCTCCACTGTCATTCCTAATTTGTTGGTGAATGCTTTATCAAAAGACAAAAGTATTTCCTTATTTGGTTGTGCTGTCCAAATGTTCTTCTATTTAGCACTAGGGGCAACAGAGTGCATCCTACTTGCCGTCATGGCCTATGACAGGTTTGCTGCCATCTGTAGACCTCTGCACTACCATACTATCATGAACAGGAAGTTGTGCTTGTGTTTAGCTGCTGGATCATGGAGCTTTTCCTGCTCAAACTCAATCATTcatgttattttgactttttacatGCCCTATTTTCAGTCTAACTATATCAACCATTTCTTCTGTGAGATACCTCTTTTCTTGCAAATTTCATGCAGAGATACACGGCATCATGTGGTGCTGGTATATGTATCAACAATAATCATAGTCCTGTGCTCTTTCTTGTTGACTGCAATGTCATACTTTTACATCGTCTCGGCAGTCTTGAAGATACATTCATCACCAGGAAGGTGGAAGGGTTTCTCTACATGTGGTTCCCACCTCACTGTCGTCACTCTGTATTATGGGACTATTATGTTCATGTACATGAGACCTCCATCTGCTCACTCTCCAGAGACAGACAAGACTGTGGCCATCCTTTATACAGCAGTATCTCCAATGTTAAATCCTTTTATTTACAGCATAAGGAATAAGGATGTTAAAGGGACAGTAAAAAACAATTGCAGGTTtcattaa